A stretch of the bacterium SCSIO 12827 genome encodes the following:
- a CDS encoding response regulator: MDHSVLVVEDDDNIVLSLKFLLEKSGFTTRVVGDGNAALGEMRAAKPDVVLLDVMLPERDGFSVCEEIRGNSAWSDVHVIMLTAKGREADREKGLSAGADDFITKPFSTRDLVARVKAAVGLAVD, from the coding sequence ATGGATCACTCCGTCCTGGTGGTCGAAGACGATGACAACATCGTTCTGTCGCTGAAATTTCTGCTCGAAAAATCGGGGTTCACGACGCGGGTCGTCGGCGACGGAAATGCGGCGCTCGGCGAAATGCGCGCGGCCAAACCGGATGTCGTGCTGCTGGACGTCATGCTGCCGGAACGGGACGGTTTTTCCGTATGCGAGGAAATTCGCGGCAACAGCGCCTGGTCCGATGTTCACGTCATCATGCTGACGGCCAAGGGGCGCGAGGCGGACCGCGAAAAGGGCCTGTCCGCCGGGGCCGACGACTTCATCACCAAACCGTTTTCCACCCGTGACCTGGTCGCCAGGGTCAAGGCCGCGGTCGGGTTGGCCGTGGACTGA